One region of Primulina tabacum isolate GXHZ01 chromosome 1, ASM2559414v2, whole genome shotgun sequence genomic DNA includes:
- the LOC142517757 gene encoding uncharacterized protein LOC142517757, which produces MQFFGGSEISPSPPVPTASGNNSHMLYLFNRNGVCLLYRKWNRPLKTLSPLQDQKLMFGLLFSLKSLTAKMDPTSAEKGNLGVPQLPGQGCSFHSFSTNSYKLSFIESPSGIKIILVTHPWISDLTDAMKYIYNLYVEYVVKNPLYSPGDPIRCELFNTNVDQYVRGLG; this is translated from the exons ATGCAATTCTTTGGAGGTTCAGAAATCAGTCCATCTCCTCCGGTACCCACAGCATCTGGGAACAATTCCCACATGCTTTACTTATTCAATAGAAACGGAGTATGCTTGCTTTACAGAAAATGGAATCGACCCCTCAAAACCCTGAGTCCACTGCAAGATCAAAAGCTCATGTTTGGTCTCCTCTTCTCACTCAAATCTTTGACCGCGAAGATGGATCCCACAAG TGCTGAAAAAGGTAATCTTGGGGTGCCACAACTGCCTGGGCAAGGTTGTTCATTTCACAGCTTTAGTACGAATTCCTATAAACTAAGCTTTATTGAGAGCCCATCTGGAATTAAG ATCATTCTTGTTACCCACCCATGGATCAGTGATCTGACAGACGCTATGAAGTACATCTATAACTTGTATGTGGAGTATGTTGTCAAGAATCCGCTTTATTCACCTGGGGATCCCATTAG ATGTGAGCTATTTAATACAAATGTTGATCAGTATGTTAGAGGCCTTGGCTAA
- the LOC142540034 gene encoding LOW QUALITY PROTEIN: baicalein 7-O-glucuronosyltransferase-like (The sequence of the model RefSeq protein was modified relative to this genomic sequence to represent the inferred CDS: deleted 1 base in 1 codon) has protein sequence MAETIVLYATPEHLNSMLTIAKFIAKHHQEVHVTILCTASTSAAAAVAAIPSITYLRLPDAVTPPANHETHALELLFEIPRLHKPILTEALQEISKKSRIRAFVIDFFCNSAFEVSKSLNIPTYYHISSGGYGLCVFLYFPTIHETIREDIGTLNDFLDIPGCPRVHSSDIPFGMQFRESNIYKHFLDTAINIGRSDGILVDSFDALETQAKDALVKDLCTPNSKTPPVYFLGPLIPDSVSKNGVTEQECLKWLDLQPTRSVIFLCFGRRGRLSAEQLKEMAVGLENSGHRFLWAVRNPPGNPRSPSPEEPDLDAILPQGFLERTRDRGFVLKSWAPQKEVLSHESVGGFVTHCGRSSALESVSFGVPMICWPLYAEQKMQRVFMVEGMKVALRLEMADDGFVTAAEIEKQVRELMDSENGNQIRKRLAQMKHAGKAAVEKGGSSLVDLEKFIRRFN, from the exons ATGGCGGAAACCATTGTCCTTTATGCTACGCCGGAGCACCTGAATTCCATGCtaacaattgcaaaattcaTTGCCAAACACCACCAAGAAGTCCATGTCACCATCCTCTGCACTGCTTCCACCTCCGCCGCAGCCGCAGTCGCCGCTATCCCCTCAATAACCTACCTCCGCCTCCCCGACGCCGTAACCCCCCCTGCAAATCATGAAACTCATGCCCTTGAACTCTTATTCGAAATCCCACGTCTCCACAAACCTATATTAACCGAAGCCCTTCAAGAAATATCCAAGAAATCAAGAATCAGAGCTTTTGTCATTGATTTCTTTTGTAATTCAGCGTTTGAAGTTTCTAAAAGCTTGAATATACCCACTTACTACCATATCAGCTCCGGTGGATATGGT CTTTGCGTGTTTCTTTACTTTCCAACTATTCACGAAACCATTCGTGAAGACATAGGAACATTGAACGATTTTCTTGATATTCCTGGGTGTCCACGAGTTCACTCATCGGATATTCCCTTTGGAATGCAATTTCGAGAGAGCAACATCTACAAACACTTTCTGGACACTGCAATTAACATTGGAAGATCGGATGGAATCCTCGTGGACTCGTTTGATGCGCTCGAGACTCAAGCTAAAGACGCACTAGTTAAGGATTTATGTACACCAAATTCTAAAACTCCTCCAGTTTACTTTCTTGGCCCGTTAATTCCTGACAGTGTCAGCAAGAATGGTGTTACAGAGCAAGAATGCTTGAAATGGCTGGATTTACAGCCAACAAGAAGCGTGATATTTCTCTGTTTCGGCAGAAGGGGAAGGCTTTCGGCGGAGCAGTTGAAGGAAATGGCTGTTGGTTTAGAAAACAGTGGGCATAGGTTTCTCTGGGCAGTGCGCAATCCGCCGGGCAACCCTCGATCACCGTCGCCGGAGGAGCCGGACTTGGACGCGATTCTTCCACAGGGGTTCTTGGAGAGAACTAGAGATAGAGGGTTTGTTTTGAAGTCATGGGCTCCGCAGAAGGAGGTTCTGAGCCATGAGTCCGTCGGCGGATTCGTGACACATTGCGGACGGAGCTCGGCACTGGAGTCGGTGTCGTTTGGCGTGCCGATGATCTGTTGGCCTCTGTACGCTGAGCAGAAGATGCAACGGGTATTCATGGTGGAGGGAATGAAGGTGGCGCTGCGGCTGGAGATGGCGGATGATGGGTTTGTCACGGCCGCAGAGATTGAGAAGCAGGTGAGGGAGCTTATGGATTCTGAGAATGGGAATCAGATCCGGAAACGTTTGGCACAGATGAAACACGCCGGCAAAGCTGCGGTGGAGAAGGGCGGATCTTCGTTGGTGGATTTAGAGAAGTTTATTAGACGATTTAATTAA